ATATAGCAAAGAATAACAAATAATTTTAATAACATAAAGTTACTATATTCAAAAAAAATGTTATAGTTTTTATTAAAAATATAAGTTGTAATGTTTATATTATGAAAAATTATAATGTCGATATTTTATATTTTCAAATATTTTAATCTGCTGAAAAAATTAAAATGAGACGCACTATTACTTGATTTTAAAATAACATGCAAAAATGATCAAGTTGGGTCGCAAAAACCAATTCAACCAGAAAGCAAAACAAACATATATCTTATTTTACCTTTATAGGTCCAAGTCCACTGCTTTTACAAATCTAGTTTATTGTTTTGACCAACAAAATCATGTTTATTATTGGAAAAGTCACTAAAAAAATTAATGGAAAATTTTGTAATTAATTGAAAAAGTCAGGGGCATAATCCTAAGAAGGATTATGAGTGTATGGTCTTCAAACTTATATTTTAAAAGTAATAGTATAGATGTAAAACATATACGTATATGACTGTATGGTCTTCAAACTTATATTTTAAAAGTAATACAGAATATCTAAAAGGAATTAGCTAGGGTCCTTTTTGGTTTAAATCGCAGCAGACGAATAATCCAAATATTTTGAAACGTTTCGAAACTATCCACATTCAAACACATTTAGTTAATTAATTAGGTGTTTTTCTTTACCATGTGCAGTAAAAATTTTTTTAAATCTAACTTATATTTAAAAATAAATTTTATTAAATATTATAGATTTTACTATTTTCTTATTAATATTTAATATTGATTTGATATATATTAAATCAATTTTTATAAATATAATAAAAATGATATAAAATTGTATAGTTATCAAAAGTTTAGCCTAAACAATATTTGTAAAATTTGTAGATATATAAGAAATTAATGATCTTACGATTAGATATTTAAATTTTTGAAAACTTTAGTAATACAATTGTATAATTATACAAAATAATAATATTTCGAAATTTGAAATGTTATATATGAATATATTTACTTTATAGATGATGTATGAGCTATTGCCATATTTAAAAAAAAATTACCAAAAAGAAATATCAGTATTAAATGCAATATATGAATTATTACCATATTCTAATAAGTTTGCCAAAAATATAAATCAACATTAAATGAAATTATCTATGTCATATTTCTCCAGAAGTCATGTCATCAATTTCAGTAGCCATGTCATATTTGTTTTGTGAAATTGATTGTACAGAGGATTTATAGGGGATTTATAGGACATGTGGCAAAATCATTTCGCAAATATAGTTTAGGGGATTTATAGGAAACTATACTAATTTTACCGGACTAGATTCTAAACAACATTAAGGTTTAAATTTTGATAATTAACGTTTTATAGAAGTGCAGGGCATATCCTATAAATTTTGATTCTAAACAACCACGAACTTTCAAAATAAAAACAAAATAAAAATAGCAAACACCCTTATCTATACATCCAATTGCAAGTCAATGACAACTTATTTTTCCACAATCGAATCTTCCTTATTCTTTACACAAACTTCTTCTCTGTAAGAAAACTATATTAAAAGAGAAAAAGAAATGAGGAAAATCAAATTTGTCAAAGACTTTCCTCTCCGTCACGTCTGCTATATATACTTCTCCCTCATTCACACAAATGTTATAACTTCAACACACTTCTCTCTCCCTAGCTTGCAATCTATTTTCTCTCTCTCTCCGATTGTGTTCAGAGCTGTCACATATCACGTGTTCAAAGCTCTTAAGAAAAAAATGGGTCTTCCGCTAATGATGGAGAGATCATCAAACAACAACAACGTCGTTGAGCTTTCTCGAGTGGCGGTTTCCGACACACATGGTGAAGATTCACCTTACTTCGCCGGCTGGAAAGCTTACGACGAAAATCCTTACGAAGAATCACATAACCCTTCCGGTGTCATTCAAATGGGTCTTGCCGAGAATCAGGTAATTATATTATATACTTTTATCAACTTTTCTTTCAAAAAAGTTAATTACATATCGGATATGTATTTATCGTTTTTCTCTCGATCATTTTCTATAGGTCTCGTTCGATCTTCTAGAAAGTTACTTAGCGAAGAAAAATCCAGAAGTTTCCATGTGGGGATCAAAAGGAGCACCTGGGTTCAGAGAAAACGCCTTGTTTCAAGACTACCACGGTCTCAAATCTTTCAGACAAGCTATGGCTAGCTTCATGCAACAGATTCGTGGAGGCAAAGCTAGATTCGACCCTGACCGTATAGTCCTCACTGCTGGAGCCACAGCCGCTAATGAACTCTTAACGTTCATCCTCGCTGATCCCAACGACGCTCTTCTCGTCCCTACGCCATATTATCCAGGGTACGTCACATTTTATATTATTTAAATAAAGAATAATTAGTCACTCGTATAGAGATTTTCTATAATATTCAAAAAATAGCTGCAACTAACTGACACAAACTTAAAATAAAATATTATCTACTATATCTTGTATTTACCGGAACGTTTATTTATTTGAATACAGATTCGATAGAGATTTGAGATGGAGAACCGGAGTGAGAATTGTACCGATTCATTGCGACAGCTCCAACCATTTTCAGATAACCCCAGAGGCGCTCGAGCAGGCTTACCAAACGGCTCGTGACGCGAACATTAGAGTCCGAGGAGTGCTCATAACCAACCCATCGAACCCATTAGGCGCAACGGTCCAAAAGAAGGTTCTAGAAGATCTACTTGACTTCTGTGTACGCATGAACATTCACTTGGTCTCAGACGAGATCTACTCCGGGTCGGTCTTCCACGCGTCAGAATTCACCAGCGTAGCCGAGATCGTAGAGAACATCGATGACGTGTCAGTCAAGGAACGTGTCCACATCGTTTACAGCCTCTCCAAAGATCTAGGTCTTCCCGGTTTTCGAGTTGGGACCATTTACTCGTACAACGATAATGTTGTGAGGACAGCGAGAAGGATGTCGAGTTTCACGCTTGTCTCGTCTCAGACACAACACATGTTGGCTTCCATGTTGTCGGATGAAGAGTTTACGGAGAAGTACATAAGGATAAACCGTGAGAGGCTTAGGAGACGGTACGAGACAATTGTGGAAGGGCTTAAGAAGGCAGGGATCGAGTGTTTGAAGGGTAATGCAGGGTTGTTCTGTTGGATGAATTTGGGTTTCTTGCTCGACACGAAAACGAAACAAGGCGAGCTCGAGCTTTGGGATGTGATCTTGAAGGAACTAAAGCTGAATATATCTCCTGGATCTTCGTGCCATTGCTCGGAGTATGGATGGTTTAGGGTTTGTTTTGCTAATATGAGTGAGAAGACTTTGGAGATTGCGTTGGAGAGAATACATGAGTTCATGGACCGACGAAGGGGGTTTTGAATTGTTAAAAATCAAAAAGTAAATTAATCTGAATATATTTTTTTGGTGGTTAAAACATGGGGGAAAGGGAGATTTGTTTTGGGAAAGAGAAGATAATTAGTTGAAACCCATTGATGAAAGTGGGTTTCGATTTGTTTCTCTTTTCAATATATATCATTGTTTGTTTTCTTGCTTTGAACAAAGCGAGTTAATTTCATGTTCATTAAGGTTCATTTGTATTTTTTACTGTTGTATGCGAAGATGGAATTCCATTCCCTTCTTTATCATGTAAAATATTACAAAATATATCTATCTCAACTCTAAATCTAAGATAATGATGTACCTCAAAAATCTCATAGGCACTAGATAACTAGATACAAATTAACGTAAACATGTCTTGCTCAACTGAATAAAAGCAAACTGTTTGCGTCCAAAATTATTTTTTCCAAATATGAATATATATATATATATATATATATATGTTGTTAAGAATCTAAGATAATGATGTACCTCAAAAATCTCATAGGCAGTAGAAACAAATTTCATATTTTGTTGTCTTTTTATATATTAGAAGTTGATATATGTTGTTCTATACAGAAAATGGGCCTAAGTTATTATTTCAACAAGGATATCACTGTTGATGTAATTTCTAAGAGCCTGGCGCCATCAAGAGCTTCTTTCGGTGGCACTCCACAACCTTGCTGAAATATGTTACAAACAAACAAACCATTAATCACTCAATACAAACAAACAAACTATTAAGGTTCTTCTAGAAGTAGTCCACATGACCTGCAGCAATAGATATATAAACATATGAGTTTCATTCTCTTGCACCAAAAAAAAAAAATATTCGCTTCTCCAGTCGAAAACGTTGTTGATGTGTTGTGTAGTTTTGTGTACGGGATGTTATCCTTTGATTTTGTTTTTTAATTATTTTTCGTGTTGACTATAATGTGATGTATAAGACATTGGAAATCACACAACTTGACTAAGAATGACAGCTGAATTCTTATATGTTGTTATTTTCATATATTTTCTTCGTGAAGATTTGATCGGTCATCAGAGTTATTGGCGCTTTCATACTCAAAAGTTGTGGTTATTAGTGTTTACTTACCATTTTAGTATATTAATCAAATAGTGGAAGAAAAAAGATATTAATTTAGGAAAAAAATTAACAATTTACAACTGGGCGTTTGTGGCTTCGTGGTAAAAGGTTCATGGTTATGAGTTATGCCACTTAGATTCGAGTCCCGGTCACCATCGATTAAAATAAGGTGAAAATGGCGGCCCTCCTGGATGCCTTCGGCGGGCTCCCTAGCTTAGTTCCGGTGGACGGTCATTAGGCGCTAGTCGGGTCTCGTTCGAGGGCATATGGATACCCGAATCATAAAAAAAAAATTAACAATTTACACGAACAATAAAATAAATTATATTTCTGTTATAAATCATTAAGTGGATGGCCCATAACCGACCCGGTCCATAACCGGCTCATACCTAGAGAAACATGGCCGAAACTAGAGAGAGAGAAGAGAGAGAGGCGGCCGACTAAGGAGAGAGAGGCAGACGACTTAGGGTTTTCCATATTACTAGTTTTCCTATTCCTTGTTGGTTTATGATTTGTAATCTTTTCATTTATGTATTTCCGTTTAAACTCCTTTGTAACCCTTATATAAAGGGATGTATTATTCATTAATAAAACACACAGAATTCCCCATTCTTTTACAACACGTTATCAGCACGATTGTTCTCTGAAATCTAAGCTAAAATCGCCAATCCCTTAAACCTAACCTAGCCGACGACTTTAACCTAATCCCGACGAACCCTAATTCCTCCTAGCTCGTGTTCCAGCTCGTCAGCAACCGATCAGCTCCATCCCTAAGGTGTTCCTGATCCTAGACGAACTCAGCTTCCGTTCGCATCACAGCCAGCTCGTGTTCCNNNNNNNNNNNNNNNNNNNNNNNNNNNNNNNNNNNNNNNNNNNNNNNNNNNNNNNNNNNNNNNNNNNNNNNNNNNNNNNNNNNNNNNNNNNNNNNNNNNNNNNNNNNNNNNNNNNNNNNNNNNNNNNNNNNNNNNNNNNNNNNNNNNNNNNNNNNCTCGCATCCGAAAACAGCCAGCTCGCGTTCATCCGTGTGCAGCTCGAGGTTCAGCTGTTCTCTTTGGTGGTCCGGTTTCAACCCTACAAACAAAGATGTCGAAAATCTCAAGCCTAGACTATGCTGCCCTTAATCTCTTCGGAGACAACTATTTGCAATGGGCACTTGACACAAAGATTAACTTGAGGTCAAATGAACTCGGTGATGCTATCATCGAGGGCAACAATGAGACTGATAAAAATCGGTACAAGGCTATAAGTATTATACGCCACCATCTCATTGAGGGTCTAAAAGATCTGTACCTCACCACGGAGAATCCACTTGACCTTTGGACCGCTTTATAGCGACGATATGATCACCAGAAAACGGTGCTATTACCAAAGGACTCCTGGCCGAGGCTAATAATGAACTCCTGATGAAAAACAGTGAGATGAGACCCATCAGAACAACAGCGTTATCAGAAGCCAATGAGGCTGAAAAGAAAGATCCCAAAGAGTGCAACCACGTCCATGATGATAAGAGATCACACGGCAAAGGCCGTAGTAGATACAAAGGACGTGGCCGTGATAACTACTCATATGGCCGGCAAGGAAACCATAATAATCGTGGTCGTGGTTCCAGCTATGGCCGTGGCCGAGGCAGTTATGGCCGTGGTCGAGGCGGCATATCTAAATCGTCTAACTCGACCAAATCAACTTGTCACAGATGCGGGATGAGTAACCATTAGGCCAAGAATTGTAGAACCTCTAAACATCTATGTGAGCTCTATCAAGAGAGCCTTAAGAACAAGAACCCGGAAGCCCATATGGTTCATGATACCGGGTATGATGCTGATGATGATTCCGACCTTGAAAAGGACGCCCTCTTGGATTTTGAGACTTCTGATTGTCTCAAAGACTAAAATCGACATCTTGTCTTATTGTTTTATGAAATGCTTTGAGTTCATTGCTATTATATCTTGCATGATTTTGCTTGATAATGTGAATGATTTTATTGATAAATAAATTGCCTAAAGGGCATTATAGTACGGGTATAGTAGCCTAGTAAGAAATCTATGGCTAAGGCATTGCCTAAAAGACATTATATACACCCAAGAATGTATGACCCATTGAGTTACAATAAAATGGTTTCCAAATAGAAACAATGGGCAAAAGGAAACAAGTTCCTTCAGATTTAAAGAAAGAAAACGCCTAAGACCTTATAAGAAAGTGGTCAAGACTATACCTACGTACTCTACTGATCAAAACTATGCTACAGATCAGTATGATAAGAGGCAAGAGCCGTGGTGACCATACTGATATATCCCACAAAATTATATACTTTTATGGCACGACTGGATTAGCCATCCTAGTCTAAAACTTGATGCAAAGATTGTTATTTAAAGGTACACAGAGTTATTCCATAAAGATCTCACGTTGTGTAACATGTACACAAGGGAAAATCATTAGACTTGATTGTCCTAAGCATCACAAAATTATAGTATGTTCATGAGGGGGGGGGGGGAGAGGACAAAACCCTAAATCCATGACCACACTACAAATTCGTGTACCATGATCTATGACCATGCTATAAACGGCTTGGCCGTGCAGGCCATTACCTATAAGGTTCAGACATTCATCCTAAAGCTTAGGGACATCATGAATTTACATGTACGTAAGGATAATATGCATCAGGCCATATAAGTGAGCATAGATATTCTCATCTCAGATTGAATACGGGTCATAAACCAGACATACACCATCTTAAGAGACTTTGAATAAACCACCACAAACATATGTGCCATCTAAGATGGAACCTCAGAAGAGGTTGGGAATATATGTTGGATAAGAATATGTCTTTTTCCCAAGATTTCTAAGAGACCTTGAGCCAAAACATGAGTGATCAGATTATGGCCAGGTACACGGATTGCATGACCAATGAATCTGACTATCCAACATTAGAAGGAGAAAGTTATAAGCTGGTACAAAGAAAAGAATGTTAAAGAGATATAGTATGGTATCAACCATCATTGTCTTGGCAAAGATCCTCGGACTAGAGAATATGATTATAGACGTCCAAACAAAGAAAAGAAAATATTATACAAATCTAGCTAATTGAGATGCCAGACACTGACCCGAAAAGAAAAGAAAAGAATGACTAAGTCATAACCAGCTTAGCACCAAACGANNNNNNNNNNNNNNNNNNNNNNNNNNNNNNNNNNNNNNNNNNNNNNNNNNNNNNNNNNNNNNNNNNNNNNNNNNNNNNNNNNNNNNNNNNNNNNNNNNNNNNNNNNNNNNNNNNNNNNNNNNNNNNNNNNNNNNNNNNNNNNNNNNNNNNNNNNNNNNNNNNNNNNNNNNNNNNNNNNNNNNNNNNNNNNNNNNNNNNNNNNNNNNNNNNNNNNNNNNNNNNNNNNNNNNNNNNNNNNNNNNNNNNNNNNNNNNNNNNNNNNNNNNNNNNNNNNNNNNNNNNNNNNNNNNNNNNNNNNNNNNNNNNNNNNNNNNNNNNNNNNNNNNNNNNNNNNNNNNNNNNNNNNNNNNNNNNACCATACCAGACATTGAGAAAAGGCTGCGCAGCTAAACATCTAAGGTACCAAACCATGTAGCTTGGGACGCCAAGCTGCTAGGTAACAAAGGTCCTGGATAATGAAATCTCAAATCGATTAGATCATGTCTGGAACACAATGGAACCATATACATAAGTGTCGACACATAAGAGATATATTTGTATAAAGATACATAAGAGAGTAGCACTTGAGTTTAAAGATATAAACGAGGATCATGAACCCACGAAAGAGTACTCATAAAGAATAAAGATTAGATTGAAAAAATAAACGTGGGGTTTAAAGTATCTATAAAGAAGAGATAGGCGTATTGGCCATACATACATATATACAGAAACGCCATCTGATATAAACCAGTGAAATAGATGGGTCTTGTGAGGGAAAAGAAACCGTGAGATATGGTACATGATCACGTGGTCTAAAGGTGTTCATGTTTCCTACTAACAACATACGATCATAGCTTGTTACACAAGGATACTCACAAAGACCATGGAACAGATTATAAGGAGATAAACTCCTATGTGGTGGATGCTGCTACATATTTTCGAAATTGATAAAGGTCTGGTCATAAGAAAGAAATTAGATTGACATATAATGATGTAGTAAGCAGCATATGGATCACTGGATAAAGAACAGCTTTGTTCCTAAGTTGGTCATGGACTGAAACAAAGCAGCTACATATAGTATGAAATACTAGTAAAGGAATTGTATAAGAACAATCCAATTCAGTCCACACACATATACAAAAGAAATTCGAAATTCTTTGTGTTTACTTTATCAGCCTAAAGAAAGGTAATTTGGATTAACTCAGCTTACTATCTCATATAGCATGTTCTCCGGATAGACAAATCCGACATCAAGATCGGATCCCTTAGATAAGGATCCGGCATAGCAGAACAGTTTGTTGTTGCTGTATAAGGCAACTACTCCCATGAGACTCTATCATGAGGCTGAGAGGAGATATTTAACCTATCTCGATCGGGTACCAATATGTTGCAGTCTATAAGCTCGTGTGATCAAAGTCCATGACCTAATATATATATATATATATATTCAATGCGTGATATGATACATGGCAAGAGAGGTCATGGGACGCCATCAAGATAAATATAGAACTGCAATATCTGATGTATATGGCATTACCGAATGCAAGAAAAACCGATAGCCATGTATGAAGTCCACGAGTGTATTTGGCCGCAGAGCCATAGTTTGATAAGATCGTAAAAACTCGTTGCAGCAATGATCATTGGTCACATCATGATCTTGGACACTCATGAGATGAGTTGTGGACATGTATAGACGAGGTCTATGACCCGAACATGGATCGATCAGATTAAAACATTGCCGATGGTAGTGAAAAGGAGAAGTTCATATAGTCCACACTTTATCATCGTCACCAATCATAATAGCCAAACGGAGTATCTGTGGGCTTGTGTGGTTGAGATCTATGACTCAACATGAATCAATTAGAATAGAATATGGCTGATGATGATAATAAAGAAAGATCAATGGACAAAGACATTGGTACACATCCGTGTATAGAAGATACACCGGATCATAGGTTTACGACCTGAGATTATAAATTCATGGTACCATACTTAGTTTATTGTCCATAAGTATGTTTAGTCTGTTCGAAAAAAGTATAGACAAGTCGACAGCAAATGTTCACTTCTTGACCTTGCACACATGATGTCAGAAGACATGAAAAAAGACCGGAGAGGTCGAAGTGGTCCAATTACGGTTAATAATAAACTTGGCCGATTTGTTTACTTCCTACCTGCACGTTCGGGAAGCTCACGCATCAGATGCGTAGACTAAAGAATCTCCCCTGAGGTTCACATCAGGGGGAGTAGTACGTGTTGTACTCTTTTTCCTTCATCATGGTTTTGTCCCACTGGGTTTTCCTAATAAGGTTTTTATGAGGCAACATTAAGTGTATTACAATCATGTACGGTTATCGCATCCAAGGGGAAGTGTTATAAATCATTAAGTGGATGGCCCATAACCGCCCCGGTCCATAACCGGCTCTTACCTAGAGAGATATGGCCGAAACCCTAGAGAG
This sequence is a window from Brassica oleracea var. oleracea cultivar TO1000 chromosome C1, BOL, whole genome shotgun sequence. Protein-coding genes within it:
- the LOC106299018 gene encoding 1-aminocyclopropane-1-carboxylate synthase 7 is translated as MGLPLMMERSSNNNNVVELSRVAVSDTHGEDSPYFAGWKAYDENPYEESHNPSGVIQMGLAENQVSFDLLESYLAKKNPEVSMWGSKGAPGFRENALFQDYHGLKSFRQAMASFMQQIRGGKARFDPDRIVLTAGATAANELLTFILADPNDALLVPTPYYPGFDRDLRWRTGVRIVPIHCDSSNHFQITPEALEQAYQTARDANIRVRGVLITNPSNPLGATVQKKVLEDLLDFCVRMNIHLVSDEIYSGSVFHASEFTSVAEIVENIDDVSVKERVHIVYSLSKDLGLPGFRVGTIYSYNDNVVRTARRMSSFTLVSSQTQHMLASMLSDEEFTEKYIRINRERLRRRYETIVEGLKKAGIECLKGNAGLFCWMNLGFLLDTKTKQGELELWDVILKELKLNISPGSSCHCSEYGWFRVCFANMSEKTLEIALERIHEFMDRRRGF